The genomic DNA GGTTGACGATGCCCTCGGTCATGTCGACGCTCACCGAGACGGCCGTCGAGACCGACCCGGCCGCCGCGGTCATCACGAGTACCCCCGGCGCCAGGTAGTCGATGTAGCCGCCGGCGCCGGGCACGACCCCGCGGAGGCCGGCGCCGAGCGTCCCGCCCAGCACGTAGTCGAACAGGAGCAGGAAGACGACCGGCATCGCGACCGTCGAGATCGTCATCGACGGGTAGCGCAGCGCGTGCCGCAGGTTGCGGCGCAGCATGGTTGCCGAGTCGGTGGCTGCGTAGGAGAGGCTGCTCACGGCAGGCTCCTTTCGGGTGTCGCATGAGGGCCCGTGAGGGCCAGGAACACGTCGTCGAGCTCCGGCATCTGGACGGAGAGCTCGGCGACCTCGATCGCCTCGGCGTCCAGCCGGTCGAGCAGAGCCCGCAGGGTGCGGACGCCGCCGTCGCTCGGCACGTGGAGCGTCAGGCTGTCGTCGTCGCGCTCCGCCGGGCCGATGACGCCCGCGGCACGGTCGAGCGCGGGCGCGTCGGCGAACCGCAGGTCGATCGCGCCTCCGGGGACGAGCCGCTTGAGCTCCGCCGGCGTCCCCTGGGCGACGATCCGGCCCTTGTCGAGCAGGGCGATCCGGCCGGCCAGCTGGTCGGCCTCGTCGAGGTACTGCGTCGTCAGGAACACCGTGACGCCGCCGGCCACGAGGTCGCGGATGATCTGCCACATCTCGCGGCGGCCGCGCGGGTCGAGCCCGGTGGTGGGCTCGTCCAGGAAGATGACGCGCGGGTCGCCGACCAGGGTCATCGCGAGGTCGAGCCGGCGCCGCATCCCGCCGGAGTAGGTCGCGGCCGGCTTGCGGGCCGCCTCGACGAGGTCGAAGCGCTCGAGCAGCTCGGCGGCGCGCCGACGGCCCTCGCCGCGGCCGAGGTGGCGCAGGTCGGCCATCAGAATCACGTTCTCCTCGCCGGTGAGCAGGCCGTCGACGGCCGCGAACTGGCCGGTCACGCCGATGGCGCGCCGGGCCGCGTCGGCCTCGCGGCGCAGGTCGAAGCCGGCGACCGAGAGGTCGCCCGCGTCCGCGGGGAGCAGGGTCGAGAGGATCTGCACCGTCGTCGTCTTGCCGGCGCCGTTGGGGCCGAGCAGCGAGAAGACGGTGCCCTCGGCGATGTCCAGGTCGATCCCGTCGAGGACGACCTTGTCGCCGTACGCCTTGCGCAGCCCCGCGACGGTGATCGCGGAGCGTGTATCGAGCAGGGGGGTCATTCCGGGTCCTTCCGTGGTGCTACGCCGCGGGCGCGCGGCGGATGCTGATGTCGCCGTAGGAGGTGCGGGCGCGCACCTCGACGGTCTCCTCGCCCGGGTCGGGGCGCTCCGAGTCGGCCAGCTCGTTGTTCACGCGGCCGAAGCCCGTGTCGAGGTCGAGCCAGGCCGCCACTCCGGGCCGGATGCCGACGTCGATCTTGCCGGCCGCCGTCTCGGCGACAACGGCGCCCGCGGTGACCTCGCCGAGGTGGATGTCGCCGTTCGCGGTCTTCACCGTCACGGTGGCACGGGCCTGGTCGACCGAGATGCTGCCGTTGGCAGCCTTGATGCGCAGCTCGCCGCCCACGCTGCCGACCCAGGTCTCGCGGTTCGAGCTCTTGATCACGGCCGAGCCGTCGACCGCGTCGACGCGGATCACGCCTGTGCCCGTCGAGGCGTTCAGGTCGCCGGCCGCGTGGCCGACGCTGACGTCGCCCGCACCTGTACGGATGTGCACCGATCCAGCCTGCTCGACGTCGAGGTCGCCGGCGCCGGTCTTGAACCGGAACTCGCCGAGCGCGCCGGTGCACCGCAGTGCCGCGACGCCGGCATCGCCCCGGATCTCCGAGCCGGCCGGAAGCGAGATCCGCACATCGATCGAATCGCGGCCGCCGCGCGGCATCCAGCTCCGCCACCCGCGCGGGCCGCGGATGACGAGCCGGTCGCCGGAGAGATCGACCCGGGTCTGCTCGGCGGCGGAGACGTCGCCGGGCTTGGCGGGATCGCTCGGGAGCACCTCGACGACGGTGTCGGTGCGCTCGCTCGCCTCGATGGAGATGTCGCCGGCGCCGACGTCGACGTCGACGGTGATGGGCGAGGCTGTCTGGAAGGTGGGCATGATGGGCGTCCTTCGGTTCTCTCGTGGTTCGGGTCAGCGGGCCCAGCCGGTGTGGCGCTGGGAGGCCTGCGGCGCGCGGCGGGCGCGGGTCTGCTCGGCGTCGGAGCGGCCGAGGGCGGCGGCGGCGGCCCGGACGAGCCAGGCGTTCACCGACAGGCCTTCCTGGCGGGCGGCGCGCTCGACCGGCTGCTTCAGCCGGTCGGGCATGCGCACGTTGATGCGCCAGAGCGCGCCGTCGTCGTCGTCAGCCGCGAGCGGCGGGACGGCCGCCTCGGGGGGCTCGGGGATGTGCTCGCCGGGGGGCGGCGTGATCACGAGCTCGGGGTCACGCCCGCGCAGGCGCAGCTCCACGGAGCCCGGTGCGAGCTCCACGGTGATCTCCTCGGCCGCGGCCGACAGCACCTGCTGGAAGCCCAGCAGGAGCGCCGCCTCGAGCGGCGCGACGAGCCGCTCCGCGAGGGCGCGGGCGTCGTCTCCCCCGGCCTCGGCGGCCAGGAGCAGGTGGTGGCGGACGTCTTCGACGTACGGTTGCAGGTTCATGGCATCATTATGGCACGCGAATGATGCCATGGCAAGGCCATAGCGGTGCCATCGCCCCATGCCCAAAGACAGGTCGGACGGCCACCGCGACGGTTACCCTCGGCAGCGCTTCTCAAACGTGATCTGGCTTTCCCTTTTCCGAGACGGCCAAGACTAGAGTCAACGCCGTTCGAGCGGCCAGCAGACCGTTCCGGCCGACGCCTGGCCGCCTCCACAACGAGAGGGGTGGTGGAGATGGGTTGGCTGTCGCTGGACCGGGCCACCGGTATACGTCGTGGGGTGGTGATGGCAGGTGCGGCGGTGACCGCGTGCCTCCTCCTGGCGGGGGCCGCAAGCGCGCACACGCATCACACCCAGCGGGCGTGGGTCTCGCCCCGGAGCGTGGGCGCGCTCGACTGCAACGGCATGAGCCCGATCCAGTCGACGATCGAATCGGCGAAGGCCTGCACGGACATCCGCGGGGTCCTGAACAGCACGAGCCCGTACATGGACGACGGCCACTTCTACGACAACGGCCGCTACATCGGCCACGACGAGCCCGACACGCGGTTCCTTTCGGGCATGCACGGCTCCGGCAACAACATCGTCTTCCGCGAGACTCTGGGCCGCGATCCGAAGGGCGCTCCCACCGTGCGGATGCCCGGACGTGACCGCACCCACTGGGTCGAGCTGTCGGTGGCGCCGTGGTTCTCGATGGCGCTCTGCAACCAGTTCTCCTACCCGCTCACGCCCTGCAAGCCGATGAGCGACGCGAACGCGCCGGGAACGGTGAACGCCCCGGTGCCTCCGGGCGTGTTCCCGGGTGGCGGCAGCTCGTTCCTCGAGATGCAGTTCTACCCGCCGGGCATGGCGCCGTTCATCGACAACGTGAGCTGCAACAACCGGTCGTGGTGCGCGTCGCTGCACATCAACGATCTCGAGTGCACGACGAACTTCGCGAGCTGCAACACGAACTGCGAAGAGCCGACGAACTTCGCGTTCATCCAGACCAACGGCGTTCCGACCGGGCCGCCGAGCCCGCAGCTTGCGAACACGGCGACCAACCTGCCGAACGGGCACACGCTGATGATGCACTCGGGCGACCGCCTCGTCATCCACATCTGGGATGCGCCGGTTCCCGGCCACCCCGGTCAGAGAGCGCTGAAAACCTCGATCCACGACCTGACCACCGGCCAGTCCGGCTGGATGCAGGCGTCGGCCGCGAACGGCTTCATGGCCACCAACATCAACGACTGCAGCGGCACGCCGTTCAACTACGAGCCGGAGTACTCGAGCTCGAAGCCGCAGAACATCGTTCCGTGGGCGGCCGACCAGGTCAACGTCAGCACGCAGTTCGAGATCGGGCACTTCGAGCCGTGCACGCGCGTGACCCAGCCGATCGACGTGACCACGATCCCGTTCCCGGGCCTGTCCGGGTTCCCCGACACCACCTGGAACCGCTGCCACGGCCCATACGAGAACTCCGCTCCGGCGGGCGCGGAGAAGACGGAGCCCGGCGACGCGTTCTGCTATCCGCGAGGTGACACCCACCGTGGCAGGGTGGCGCCGAACGTCGTCACGGGGTGCGTGGACGACGTCTTCCAGAACGGCGACCTCGACTTCGACGGTACGTCCTACTGGGCGAACTGGCCGACCTCGACGACGCCGAACCGGTGGCCGTCCACGTTCCTCCAGCAGTTCCCGACCACCAACGGTCACGACTACGCCGCGTTCCAGATCCAGACGGACGCGGCGCTCAGCGAGGCCAGCTGCAACTTCCCGAATCCGTCCGGGTGCAAGGTGCCGCCGCCGGCGGCGCCCGGCAAGTTCTACCCGTACTGGACGCTCACGAAGTCCTGCGTCTGGGAGTTCGGGAACATGACCAACGGCAACACGTTCGGCAAGCAGGCCCAGTACGGGTCGATCAAGCCGCAGCTCGGGTACGCCCAGCTGCTCGGCCCGATCATGCCGAACCGCTGCGCCGCATAGCCCGAGCGAGACGGCGGCCGCGGGCGAGGGCCCGCGGCCGCCGGGCTCTCGTTCATCTCATCTGGACGAGTCGCTGACCGGCAGGGGCGCCGAGGATCGGGCACATGCCGGCCGGCAGCGAGACCGAGCGCCACTCGACCGTGCGGGGAGAGCTCGGGCGACTCGCCCTCGGCGAGGGCCGCGAGGTCGCGGCGACCCTGTACGGGACCGTGATCGTGATGGCGACCCTGACCGACGCCTACGCGAGCGAGAAGCACCCCGCGAAGCTCGCGGTCATCGTCCTCTCCACGTCACTCGTGATCTGGGTGGCACACCTGCACGCCGAGGGCCTGGCCCGGTCGCTCGCCGCGGAGCGCGGGCTCACCTGGGCCGACACCCGCCACGTCGCGCGGCGCGAGCTCGGCATCCTGCTCGCCGCCGCACCCCCGGCGCTCGCGCTCGTGCTCGGCGCGGCGGGCCTCGTCGAGGAGACCACCGCGGTCTGGCTGGCGCTCGGCCTCGGCGTGGCGACGCTGCTCGCGGAGGGCATCCGCTACGCGCGCATCCAGCGGCTCGGCTTCGCCCAGGCGCTCGTGCCCATCAGCGTGAACCTCGCGCTCGGGCTCGTCATCGTGGCCCTCAAGGTCGCGTTCGACCACTGAGCCGGGGCCAGGGCCGGCCCCGGCCGGGCGTCGTTACTCCGCTTCGCCCAGCGGGTACCCGCGGTGCATGCCCGATTCCACCGATCCCACCCATGGGCGGCGGCGACTCGCCGACCGCGACCGCGAGGCCGACGCCGGCGAGCGGCGCGAGGAGTACCGCCGAGGCGAATGGTCGAAGCCCGGAGATCCCGCCGACCGCCGCCGCGCCGAGGCCGTCGAAGGAGAGACCGAGAAACCGAGGCGCGGCACCGGCGACCCGTGACCCTGTCAAGGCAGATCCGGAGGTAGGCGCGTGTCCCGAAGCCCGGTGCACCCGATCGACGGCCCCGAGATGAACGCCGCCGTCGAAACCGAACGGCGGCCATCGGAGGACGCGGAGCCACGACGCGTCCGGTTCGACGTCTCGGCGTGGGCGATCGCGAAGCTGATGGCGGGATTGCTGCTGCTGGGAGTGGCCGGAAACCTGGCCCATCAGATCCGGGACGTCATCGTGTGGGCGGCGGCGGCGCTCTTCCTGGCCGTGGCGCTGAACCCGCTGGTCGCGCGCCTCGAGCCGAAGCTCGGGCGCACGGCCGCGGCGGTCGTCGTCTTCCTCGGGTTCATCGTCCTGCTCCTTACGACGCTGGCCGCGTTCGTCGCGCCGTTCGTCACCCAGGTCGACCAGCTGACGACGGGCCTCCCGAACGCGCTCCAGGACGCCAGACACAACCACACGTTCGCCCGCCTCGACTCGCGATTTCACCTTGTCGAGCACGCCCGGGCGCACGCCGACGCCGTCCCCGGCTACGTGTTCGGTACCGCCGGCACCGTGCTCGGCGGGGTCGTCGCGGTGACGACCGTCCTCTTCCTGATGGTCTTCCTGCTCATCGAGCTGCCGAACATCGCGCGACTCGTGCTCGGCCAGCTCCAGCCCGCGCAGCGCGAGCGGGCGGTCGCCATCGCCCAGCATGCCAACCGTCAGGTCGGCGGCTACGTCTTCGGCAACCTGGTGATCTCGGTGATCTGCGGCGCCGTCACCTGGGTGGCCCTCTACCTGCTCGGCGTGCCGTATTCGCTTGCGCTCGCGGTGTTCATGGCCGTCTTCGACATCATCCCGCTCGTGGGCGCCACGATCGGCTCGATCGTCGTGATCGGGGCGGCATTCCTGCTCACCGGGACGACCGCCGGCATCGCGATATTCGTGATCGTGATGGTCTACCAGCAGATCGAGAACCACGTGCTCCAGCCGCTCATCTACGGCCGCACCGTGCAGCTCTCCTCGTTGACCGTGCTGCTGGCGGTGCTCGTCGGCGGCGCGGCGCTGGGCCTCGTCGGGGCGCTGCTCGCGATCCCCATCGCGGGAACGCTCCAGGCAGTCGTCGGGGAGATGCTCGAGAGCCGCGCCGAGCGCATCCGCCGGGACGGGCCGAGCGGCGAGGAGGCGGTCGAGGCTCCCTAGGCCCGCAGCCGCGACGACCGCTCTCAGCGGTCTCACAGCAAGCGCTTAGGCTGGCTTCACGTGCCGCGGCGATGCTGTGGGCCCATGACGAGAGAACACCCGGAGGAGATGGCGACGGCCGGCGCCGGGCGCCCCACCCGAGGATCGCTCGAGCGGCGCCTGACGCTGCTCAAGCGCTCCGTGGTGGTGGCCGCCGTCGGGTCGTTCGCGGCGGTCGCCTCGCTCGCGGCCGCGCGGACGGCTGCCCACGGCGCGAGCACGCCTGCCCAGCGGTCGAACCAGCAGAACCAGTACCAGGACGGGCAGGACGACTACTTCGGCCACGCGCCGTACGGGGACGGTTCGGGCTCGAGCGGCTCGCTCGGCTCGGGCTCGGGGACGCCTCCCGCGGCGGGGTCGCATGCGTCGTAGCTGGGCCGCACCGGCCGGGTCGGTCTCCCAGCGCTTCCCGGCGATGGGCTGCGAGGTGCTCGTGATCCTGCCCGCCGAGCGCGCCGCCCACGTCGGCACGGTCTCGGCGCTCTTCGCGGAGTGGGAGGCGCGGCTGAGCCGGTTTCGCCCGGACAGCGACGTGAGCCGGCTGAACGCCGCCGCCGGCCGCACCACCCGGGTCAGGGAGCCCCTGCTCGGCGTGCTCCGCCGCGCGCTTCGCGCCGCCCGGGCGACCCGCGGCGTGTTCGATCCGACGCTCGCCCGGGAGCTCTCGGCGCTCGGCTACGCCACGACGTTCTCGGAGATGCAGGGCGAGGTCTCCGAGCGGCCCGCTCCCGCGCGCGCGTCGAGCTGGCACGACGTGCGGCTCGGCCCGGGAGGCCTCGTGAGCCTTCCCGCCGACCTGGCCGTCGACCTGGGCGGGATCGCCAAGGGGATGGCCGTCGACGCGGCGCTGGCCGCGCTCCGGGCCGAGGACGTCCCGTTCGCGCTCGTCTCCGCCGGCGGCGACCTGGGCGTGCTCGGCGGACGGCCCTGGCCGGTCGCCGTCGAGGCGGCCGACGGCGAGACCGTCGTCACGCTCACGGCGGGAGCGCTCGCGACCTCCAGCACGGAGGAGCGGCGCTGGCGCACCGCGCGCGGCGAGCTGCACCACGTGATCGACCCCCGCACCCGCCGGCCGGCGGCGAGCGACCTGGTCCGCGTGACGGTGCACGCCCCGACCTGCGAGGCGGCCGAGGTCGCCGCCAAGGCCGCGCTCATCCTGGGGGCGGAGGAGGGCGCCGCGTTCCTCGAGCGCCACCGGCTCACCGGGCTGCTCAGCACCGCCTCCGAGTCCTGCCCGGCGGGCGCGTGGCCCGCGCAGACGGCGGGTGCCGCGTGACCGCGTCGCACGTCGCGTGGTACACGGTGCGCGCGAGCGGCTACACGGCCCTCGTGCTGCTGACGCTCTCGATGGCGCTCGGGCTGCTCCTCAGCCTGAACGTGCGGTCGGCGCGCTGGCCGCGCTTCCTGACCAACGACCTGCATGGCTTCACGACGCTCGTCGCGCTCGTCTTCATCGCGATCCACACGGTGGCCACCGTGCTCGACCCGTTCATGCACCTCGGCCTCGCCGGCGCGCTCGTCCCGTTCGCGAGCGGGTACCGCACGATCGGCATGGCGGCCGGCATCGTCGCCGGCTACCTGATGCTCGCCGTCTGGATCACCTCACGCCTGCAGCGCCTGATCGGCTGGCGGACGTGGCGCACGCTGCACTACGCGGTGTTTGCGGTGTACGTCCTCTCCATCGCCCACACCCTCGTCACGGGCGAGGACGGATCGACCACCTGGGGGCGCTGGATCGTGGTCGGAAGCGTCGTGCTCGTGGCCGGCCTCACCGCGCTTCGGGCGCTGGGCGGACGGGCCGTGCCCGCGAAGACGGCTCAGCGCAGCGCGTAGGGGCGCCGCTCGGGCGCCGCCGGCCGGGACGGCTCGACACGCAGGTCGGGGAGCCACCGAAGCCAGCCGGGCATGTACCAGCTGCGGTCGCCAAGGAGCTCCATCCACGCCGGCATCAGCACCGTGCGGACGATCGTGGCGTCGAGCAGGATGGCAACACCGAGGCCGAAGCCCATCTGCTGGAACATCACCAGCTGGCCGGCGGCGAAGCCGGCGAACACCGCCACCATGATCAGCGCCGCGCCCGTGATCAGCCGGGCGGTCGAGTCGATGCCGTAGGCGACGGCCTCGCGGGCATCGCCGCGCTCGTCGTAGCGCTCGCGGATGCGCGAGAGCAGGAAGACCTGGTAGTCCATCGAGAGACCGAAGAGCACGGAGAACAGGAAGAGCGGGATCCACGCCTCGACGGTGGGCACCTGCTGGAAGCCGAACAGGCTGGCGCCGTGCCCCTGCTGGGTCACGAACACGAGAAGGCCGTACGCCGCCCCCACCGAGAGCAGGTTCATGACGATGCTCGAGGCCGGGACGACGACCGAGCGGAACGCGAGCATGAGCAGGATGAAGCTCAGGCCGAGCACGAGCGCGAAGACGATCGGCAGGTACCGGTCGGTGATGGCGAAGTAGTCGAGGTTCTGGGCGCTCGCACCGGTGACGTACGCGGTGAGCTCGGTGCCGACGAGCGCGGCGGGCAGGTAGGTGTCGCGCAGCGCGCGGACGGCGTTGAGCGCCGCGTCGGAGTTGGGGTCGCCCGCGACCGGCACGTTGATCACCGCCAGGCGCTGCGCCGGGGCGCCGCCGACCTGGAGCGTCCCGAACCGCGGGTCCTTCGCCAGGGCAGCCTCGAGCCTCGCGAACGCCGCGCGGGCGCCCGCCGACGCGACGTCGCCGTCGACGACGATCGTGGCGGGCGTCACCTCGCCGACGGTGAAGTCGCGGTTCAGGACGACGTAGCCCTGCTTGGCGTGGGTGGAATCCGGGAGCGTCGCCAGGCCGGCAGAGCCGGTGTGGATGCTGAAGTACGGGATCGCCGCGATCAGCAGGACCGCCACCGACAGCACCAGCGCGACAACCGGGTGGCGCATCACGACCGCCACGATCCGCCCCCAGAAGCCGCCGCTCTCGGCCGGCTCCTGGGCCCGGCGGCCGAAGAACGGCACCCGCAGCGACTCGATCCGGTCGCCCAGCAGGCTGACGATCGCCGGCAGCAGGGTCAGGGCTGCGAGAACGGCCACGAGCACCACGAGGATCGCGCCGGCCGCCAGGCTGACGAAGATCTTGGTCGGGACGATCAGCATGCCGACGAGGGCGAGCACCACCGTCATCCCGCTGAAGAGCACGGCGCGGCTGGCCGTCGTGCCGGCGAGCCCGATGGCCTCGTGCTTCGGGTGCCCCGCCCCGCGCTCGTCGCGGTAGCGGGAGACGATGAACAGCGAGTAGTCGATGCCGACGGCGAGCCCCATGAACGTCAGCATGTTCACGACGAAGAAGCTGAGCGGTGAGATCTGCCCGATCAACGCGGCCACCGCGAGGGCCACGACGATGGCGAAGATCGTCAGGATCAGCGGCACGAAGGCCGCGACGACCGCCCCGAACACGGCGACCAGGATCAGGAGCGCGATCGGGATCCCGATCCCCTCGCCCTTCTGCAGGTCGCTCTCGGAGAGCTTCGTGAAGTCGTGGCCGACGGTGGCCTGGCCGGTGATCAGCACCGCGTAGCCGCCTTGCCCGTCGGCACCGTCCACCGCGGCGATCACCGGCGTGATCCTGTCGGGCGCGTCGTTGAGCTCGCTCCCCGGCATCGTCACCTGGATCAGCGTGGCGCGCCGGTCCTTCGAGACCTGCGACGGATCCCGGCTCTCGTAGTACGTCGGACCGACGTGGACGACGCTCGGCGCCGCCGCAACGAGCTTGGAGCGGATGGCGTCCACCCGCTGCCGGAACCCCGGCTGCGCGACCGTCCGGGTCGCCGAACGGACGATCACCACGTCGCGCACCGGCTCCTTGCGGTCGAGCCGCTGCTCGATCAGGTCGATCGCCTTCTGCGACTCGGGCGTCCCCGTGAAGTTGCTCTCCGTCGTCAGCGACGAGGACAGGAAGGCCGACGTGATCCCCACGCTCACGACGGCCAGCGCCACCCACACGGCCAGGGTCCGCCACGGATGCGCCGCACACGCGCGGGCTGCGCGCCCCGTCATGCCCAGCCGACGCTCGTTGCTGTCAGAGCCCGGAGCCATCGGAGCGCGGCAGGTTCTCACCTCCCGCCGCAGCGGTCTTCACCCACTTCGGACGAACGTTCGCGTGGTTGCGGAGAAACCCGCACCAGCGTACGCGTCGACCCTGATGGCGGCACGGGCCTCAGCGTCGAGGATGCGCAGATGACGTTCGTGGGCACTGATGGTTCGGAGGGGACGCAAGTCGTGATCCTCGACCGCCGTCCCTTCGACCGTTTCGCACTCGAGATCCTGTGCGAGCAGACGCCCGGCATCACCGTCGCCGCAACCGCCGCAAACGTGTCCGAGGCGATGCGCGCCCTGGGCCGGCCGGGCACCGTCGTGCTGGCCGGCCGCCAGGCGCTCCTGGTCGACGGCCCGGAGCCCGCCGCGCGTCTCCGGGCGGCCGGTGCCGCGCGGGTGATCATGGTCGGAACCGGCGACCGCGACTGGGTCAGAGTCGAGGCGATGCGCATGAACGCGGACGGCTTCCTGATGCGCGACGGCGGCTGCGCTCTCGAGGCGGGGACGCTGCGCGGACAGGCCGACACCGTGCCGACCTGGCGCGACGGGGCCGGCGATGACGCTCCCGTCTAGCGCCGGTCAGCCCGGTGCGTCTGCGTCGGACGTGACCGGAATGGACGCGCGGATCTCCGCCCCGCCGGCCTCCGGGCAGACGATCTCGATCGAGCCGCCGATCAGCTCGATCCGCTCCTGCATCCCGATCAGGCCGAAGCCCGTCGACTCGCGGCGGCCGGCGAGGCCGACGCCGTCGTCGGCGATCCGCAGATCGATCCGGCCGTTCGCCTCGACGATCGTCACATCGACCCGTGTCGCGCCCGCGTGCTTGACGACGTTGTTCAGCGCCTCCTGCACGACGCGGTAGAGCGCATCCTCGACTGTCGGAGCGAGCCTGAACGACCGGCGGCCGCTCTCGTAGGCGAGGTCGATGTTCATCCGGACGTGCAGGTCGCTGACCACGCCCAGCCGATCCACCAGATGCTCGAGCGCGGGCTGGACGCCGGCCTCGTCGAGGATCGGCGGCCGCAGATCCGTGATCAGCTGCCGGAGCGAGGCGATGCCGAGCGTCAACTGCTCGGTCGCCTGGTCGAGGATCGACTCGACCCGGACGGGATCGTCGCTGCGGCGCGCCGTCGACAGGATCATCTTCAGGCTCGCGAGATCCTGAAGCGTCTCGTCGTGCAGCTCCCGCGCCCATCGGCGCCGCTCGGCCTCGGAGGCCTCGATGGCACGGCGGGCGCGCTCCTCGGCGACGTTCCGGCCGGTGGCGACCGCCGTCGCGCCGCTGCTGGCGAACGCCTCGAGCACCCTGGCGTCTTCCGACGTGAAGGCCGCGGCAGCCGACGCGAGATCGACGGCTCCGAGCACGCCGACGGCCACACCCCGGAAGACGAGCGGCACCAGCAGCGCCGCCCGCGCCTCGACGCCGTCGACCACCGTGACTGTCGAGTCCGGCTCGCAGGCCAGATGGACCGGCTGGTGGAAGACGAGGACGTCGGCTGCGACCGAGCCGTGGACATCCACCAGCCGGTGCACCAGCGAAGGGTCGAGCTCGCCGGCGACCGCCTCGACCTGCAACCGGCCGCCTGTTTCCAGGGCGACGAACATGGAGCGCGCGTCCACCAGCGCCCGGCCCCGCTTCACGATCAGCTCCAGAATCCGATCGAGGTCGGTCTCGCCGCCCACCGCGCGGGCGACGGCCAGCGCAGCTTCGAAGCCGGCGATCGCGCGCTGGAGCTCGTCCCGGCGCTCGGTCGCAGAGCGGTAGAGGCGCGCGTTCGCGATGGCGTGCCCGGCCCACTCGGCCAGCACGACGACCGCTTCTTCGTCGGCCTCGTCGAACTCGCCGCCGGCCTTGTCGGTCAGATACAGGTTGCCGTAGACGGCGTCTCGGATGCGGACGGGTACGCCGAGGAACGACGTCATCGGCGGGTGTCCGGCCGGGAACCCGTACGACCGCGGGTGCGCACCGACATCGGCCAGGCGCAGCGGCTTCGGATCGTGGATCAGGACGCCCAGGACGCCGTGGCCGCGCGGGAGATCGCCGATGCGCGCACGGGCGCCAGAGTCGATCCCGATCGTCAGGAACTGCTCGAGCCCGTCGCCGCGGTCGTTGAGGACGCCGAGCGCGGCGTAGCGCGCGCCGGTGAGGTCTCGCGCGGCCTCGAGGACGGACTGGAGCACCGACTCGAGGTCGAGGTTCGAGACGAGCGCGCGCCCGACCTCGACCAGGCGGCGCAGATGCGTCTCGCCAAGCCGCTCGCCGACGCCGGTTCCGGCCAGTTCGCGCATGGGCGGCCAATGCTACCGGCGTTTTGGAAGCGCCTCCGTAGAAGTCCGCATCCGGCAACGTGGGATCCGCGCATGCACCCGGGCGGGGCCGGCTCTACCTTGAGGGGGAACCGATCCGGAGGGTCCGGCATGCAACGCGCGCC from Gaiellales bacterium includes the following:
- a CDS encoding GAF domain-containing protein — its product is MRELAGTGVGERLGETHLRRLVEVGRALVSNLDLESVLQSVLEAARDLTGARYAALGVLNDRGDGLEQFLTIGIDSGARARIGDLPRGHGVLGVLIHDPKPLRLADVGAHPRSYGFPAGHPPMTSFLGVPVRIRDAVYGNLYLTDKAGGEFDEADEEAVVVLAEWAGHAIANARLYRSATERRDELQRAIAGFEAALAVARAVGGETDLDRILELIVKRGRALVDARSMFVALETGGRLQVEAVAGELDPSLVHRLVDVHGSVAADVLVFHQPVHLACEPDSTVTVVDGVEARAALLVPLVFRGVAVGVLGAVDLASAAAAFTSEDARVLEAFASSGATAVATGRNVAEERARRAIEASEAERRRWARELHDETLQDLASLKMILSTARRSDDPVRVESILDQATEQLTLGIASLRQLITDLRPPILDEAGVQPALEHLVDRLGVVSDLHVRMNIDLAYESGRRSFRLAPTVEDALYRVVQEALNNVVKHAGATRVDVTIVEANGRIDLRIADDGVGLAGRRESTGFGLIGMQERIELIGGSIEIVCPEAGGAEIRASIPVTSDADAPG